In Actinoplanes lobatus, the DNA window ATTTCCGGCGCGGCCAGAAGAAGCCCTTCAAACCATCGCCTCTGGTACGGGGTACGACGTGCGTGTGCAGGTGCGGCACCGACTGGGAGACGACGTTGTTCATCGCCACGAAGGTGCCCTGCGCGCCGAGCGCGGCGGGGACGGCGGCCGCGATCCGGCGCACGAACCCGAAATATTCCGGCAAGTCCGAGGGTGACAGGTCGGGAAGTGTGACGATGTGGGGGCGGGGGATCACCAGGACGTGGCCCTTGAACACCGGGCGGACGTCGAGGAACGCCAGCCCGGCCGGGCCGGAGGCCACCAGGAACGCCGGGACCGACCCCGCCACGATGCCGCAGAACACACAGTCTGCCATCCAGTGAGACTAGCCTTGCGCAACATGACCGTTGACAGCTATGGGTTCGACACCCTCGCCATCCATGCCGGCCAGGAGCCGGACCCGCGGACCGGCGCGGTGGTGCCACCCATCTATCAGACGAGCACCTACGCCCAGGACGCGGTCGGTGCTCCGCGTCTGGGTTACGAGTACAGCCGGTCCGGCAACCCGACCCGGGACTCGCTCCAGGAGTGCCTCGCGGCGATCGAGAACGGGCGGCGCGGGCTGGCCTTCGCGAGCGGCCTCGCGGCCGAGGACACCCTGCTGCGTACGGTGTGCCGCCCGGGGGATCACGTGGTCATCCCGAACGACGCGTACGGCGGCACGTTCCGGCTGTTCAGCAAGGTCGCCGAGCGGTGGGGCCTGGACTGGACGGCGGTGCCGCTGGACGACATCGACGCGGTGCGGGCCGCCTTCCGTCCCGGGCACACCCGGCTCATCTGGTCCGAGACGCCGACCAACCCGTTGCTCAACGTGAACGACATCGCGCTGCTGGCCGGTCTCGCCCACGAGTACGACGCGATGCTCGCGGTGGACAACACGTTCGCGTCGCCGTACCTCCAGCAGCCGCTCGCGTTCGGCGCCGACGTGGTGATCCACTCGACCACCAAGTACCTGGGCGGCCACTCGGACGTGGTCGGCGGGGCCCTGGTCACCGCGGACGACGGGCTCGGCGAGGAGCTGGCCTTCCACCAGAACGCGATGGGCGCGGTGAACGGCCCGTTCGACGCGTGGCTCACCCTGCGCGGGATCAAGACCCTCGGTGTACGGATGGACCGGCACTGTGACAACGCCGAGCGGATCGTCGCCTACCTGAGCGAGCACCGGGCCGTGGCCGAGGTCCTCTACCCGGGCCTGGAGACGCATCGCGGTCACGAGGTGGCGGCCAAGCAGATGAGCCGGTTCGGCGGCATGGTCTCGTTCCGTACCGTCGGCGGCCCGGAGCAGGCGGTGGCCGTCTGCAACCGGGCGAAACTCTTCGTGCTCGCCGAGTCGCTGGGCGGTGTGGAATCGCTGATCGAGCACCCGGGCCAGATGACACATCTGTCGGCTGCGGGCTCAGCGCTTGAGGTTCCCGCCGATCTCGTGAGACTGTCTGTCGGCATCGAAACCGTTGACGATCTGCTCGCGGACCTGGAGCAGGCTCTCGGATAACTGACCGACGCTGGAGATTCTGCGCGATGGACTCGACGACCTGGGTGGGAGCAACCGCTAAACAGATCGCTCGCGCGGTGCGCCGCGGCGATGCGAGCGCCACCCAGGTCGTGGCCGACCATCTGGAGCAGATCGGCATCTCCGATCCGGCGCTCGGCGCGTTCCGGGTGGTCCGCGGCGGTGAGGCGATCACCGAGGCGGAGAAGGTCGACGACCAGGAGGACCTGGCGAACCTGCCGCTCGCCGGGGTGCCGGTCGCGGTCAAGGAGAACACTCCGGTCGCGGGACTGCCCACCTGGCACGGCTCGGCCGCCGCGCGTACCCCCGAGGTCGCCGAGGAGGACCACGAGGTGGTCCGCCGGCTGCGCGGGGCCGGCGCCGTCGTGGTCGGGGTGACCCGGATGCCGGAGATGGGTCTCTGGGCGGTCACCGACGACGAGGACGGGCCGACCCGCAACCCGTGGGATCTGGAGCGGACCCCGGGCGGCTCGTCCGGCGGGTCGGCGGCGGCGGTGGCGGCCGGGCTGGTGCCGCTCGCGCAGGGCAACGACGGTCTCGGCTCGATCCGGATCCCGGCGGCCTGCTGCGGGCTGGTCGGGCTGAAGCCGGGCCGCGGCGCGGTCCCGGTCGACTTCGGTGACAAGGACTGGTTCGGCCTGGTGGAGAACGGGATGCTGGCCACCACGGTGGCCGACGCCGCACTCGGCTTCGCGGTCCTCGCCGGGCAGGTGCCGGGCAAGCTGGTGGAGCCGGCGAAGCTGCGGATCGGTGTCTCGCTGCGCTCGCCGGCGGCCGGCGTGAAACCGGACGAGCCGAACGTCTCGGCCGTCA includes these proteins:
- a CDS encoding HIT family protein, whose amino-acid sequence is MADCVFCGIVAGSVPAFLVASGPAGLAFLDVRPVFKGHVLVIPRPHIVTLPDLSPSDLPEYFGFVRRIAAAVPAALGAQGTFVAMNNVVSQSVPHLHTHVVPRTRGDGLKGFFWPRRKYADDDEATGIAAAVGKEYTRLSVAETGRRE
- a CDS encoding cystathionine gamma-synthase, which encodes MTVDSYGFDTLAIHAGQEPDPRTGAVVPPIYQTSTYAQDAVGAPRLGYEYSRSGNPTRDSLQECLAAIENGRRGLAFASGLAAEDTLLRTVCRPGDHVVIPNDAYGGTFRLFSKVAERWGLDWTAVPLDDIDAVRAAFRPGHTRLIWSETPTNPLLNVNDIALLAGLAHEYDAMLAVDNTFASPYLQQPLAFGADVVIHSTTKYLGGHSDVVGGALVTADDGLGEELAFHQNAMGAVNGPFDAWLTLRGIKTLGVRMDRHCDNAERIVAYLSEHRAVAEVLYPGLETHRGHEVAAKQMSRFGGMVSFRTVGGPEQAVAVCNRAKLFVLAESLGGVESLIEHPGQMTHLSAAGSALEVPADLVRLSVGIETVDDLLADLEQALG
- a CDS encoding amidase, with the protein product MDSTTWVGATAKQIARAVRRGDASATQVVADHLEQIGISDPALGAFRVVRGGEAITEAEKVDDQEDLANLPLAGVPVAVKENTPVAGLPTWHGSAAARTPEVAEEDHEVVRRLRGAGAVVVGVTRMPEMGLWAVTDDEDGPTRNPWDLERTPGGSSGGSAAAVAAGLVPLAQGNDGLGSIRIPAACCGLVGLKPGRGAVPVDFGDKDWFGLVENGMLATTVADAALGFAVLAGQVPGKLVEPAKLRIGVSLRSPAAGVKPDEPNVSAVTKASKLLVDAGHDTVTADPTYPAGVALGVLATWFAGAYKNSEGLPLERLQPRTRRHIQLGRAVTKAGLVRQRQRDAWRERSIQFFADRSIDLLLTPALATAPPPAVQYSASAWRKNMWANASYAPYAAPWNYAGLPAIVVPVGFRPDGLPLAVQLVGPPDSELLMLAVAGQFEVLNPWQRHALV